The Nitrospirota bacterium genome contains a region encoding:
- a CDS encoding radical SAM protein translates to MGRSLPVLNFQTLGGTLGSIQQQVTKFITPSSTAPAPHDGRTVDDFKPYLLALNLTKRCNLKCDHCYLDATTKSAGGDDELSTEECFKLIDQIAEVNKGCLIVITGGEPLVRPDILDIARHAVKHGFMVVFGTNGMLINDQMAKDLVEIGVMGMGISIDSLDPQKHNQFRGVPGAWEAALAGIEACKRNGLAFQVHFSAQPMNYQELPAVIDWAHQLGAKVLNVFFMVCTGRGEELTDITPAQYEEVLGYLVNCQDNYKGMLVRARCAPHFKRLAYEKDPNSPITKATGYMGGGCLAGTNYARVTPNGELTPCPYMPLSAGNIRETSFADLWEKSDVFNSFRYPQLKGKCGDCEYTDICGGCRARPYVDHGDWLDEDEWCLYTPKGGEKIKVAFNTPEEGDVAWDIDSESRLNKIPYFLRAMVKKGVEKHARENNIPLITIELMEELRKKRFGNDAPMFRP, encoded by the coding sequence ATGGGACGATCGCTGCCGGTCCTGAACTTCCAGACGCTGGGCGGTACGCTCGGCTCTATTCAGCAACAGGTGACGAAGTTCATCACTCCGTCATCCACGGCCCCGGCGCCGCACGATGGCCGGACCGTCGACGACTTCAAGCCCTATCTGCTTGCACTGAACCTCACGAAACGCTGCAATCTCAAGTGCGACCATTGCTATCTCGACGCGACGACGAAGTCCGCCGGCGGGGACGATGAACTCTCGACCGAAGAATGTTTCAAGCTTATCGATCAGATTGCCGAGGTCAACAAGGGCTGCCTCATCGTGATCACAGGAGGCGAACCGCTCGTCCGCCCCGACATCCTCGACATTGCACGCCATGCGGTGAAACACGGATTCATGGTCGTGTTCGGGACCAACGGCATGTTGATCAACGACCAAATGGCGAAGGACCTGGTCGAGATCGGCGTGATGGGCATGGGCATCAGCATCGACTCGCTCGATCCGCAGAAGCATAACCAGTTTCGTGGCGTCCCCGGCGCATGGGAAGCCGCGCTCGCCGGCATCGAAGCCTGCAAACGGAACGGCTTGGCCTTCCAAGTCCACTTCAGCGCGCAGCCCATGAATTATCAGGAGCTGCCTGCCGTCATCGATTGGGCGCACCAACTTGGCGCCAAGGTACTGAACGTCTTCTTCATGGTCTGTACTGGGCGCGGCGAAGAACTGACCGACATCACCCCGGCCCAGTACGAAGAAGTGCTCGGCTACCTGGTCAACTGTCAGGACAATTACAAGGGTATGCTCGTCCGGGCTCGCTGTGCGCCGCACTTCAAACGACTGGCCTACGAAAAAGATCCGAACTCCCCGATCACCAAAGCGACGGGCTATATGGGCGGCGGCTGTCTCGCCGGCACCAACTACGCGCGCGTGACTCCCAACGGCGAATTGACCCCTTGCCCCTACATGCCCCTGTCAGCCGGGAACATCCGCGAGACCAGCTTCGCCGATCTGTGGGAAAAGTCCGACGTCTTCAACTCCTTCCGCTATCCGCAGCTCAAAGGCAAATGCGGCGATTGCGAATATACCGACATCTGCGGAGGCTGCCGTGCGCGGCCCTACGTCGATCACGGCGATTGGCTGGACGAAGATGAATGGTGTCTCTATACGCCGAAGGGGGGCGAGAAGATCAAAGTCGCGTTCAATACGCCGGAAGAAGGCGATGTGGCCTGGGATATCGACTCGGAGTCACGGCTCAACAAGATTCCCTATTTCTTGCGAGCCATGGTGAAAAAGGGCGTCGAAAAACATGCGCGCGAGAATAACATCCCCCTGATTACTATTGAGTTGATGGAAGAGCTCCGCAAGAAGCGCTTCGGCAACGACGCGCCGATGTTCCGGCCATAG
- a CDS encoding response regulator has translation MNSQTTLQAVLIVDDDPDILTALHDLLEHDGFLVTTVSTCHDALTQVRTAIFAAALLDIGLPDGDGLALLETIQSITPTLPVIVLTAFTSQDYRAKSLSRGAFSYLTKPYNRDEIRAVVRRAARISHPPSPSDN, from the coding sequence ATGAATTCGCAGACGACCCTGCAGGCTGTTCTCATCGTCGATGACGACCCTGACATCCTGACCGCGTTGCATGACCTGCTCGAACATGATGGTTTTTTGGTGACAACGGTCTCGACCTGCCACGATGCGCTGACGCAGGTGAGAACGGCCATCTTCGCCGCGGCCTTACTCGACATTGGATTGCCAGATGGAGATGGACTAGCCCTTCTTGAGACCATCCAATCCATCACACCAACACTCCCCGTTATTGTGCTCACGGCCTTTACATCACAAGACTACCGCGCAAAGTCGTTGTCCAGAGGCGCATTCTCCTACCTCACCAAGCCCTACAACCGCGATGAGATACGGGCCGTCGTACGCCGAGCCGCACGAATCAGCCATCCACCATCGCCTTCTGATAATTAG
- a CDS encoding universal stress protein codes for MYKTIYVPVDNSDHSNTAVDIGVHFAKAFGSKIVGSHVYAAKMHDKRFKQMEAGLPEEYHDEKELDRQRQIHDSLITRGLQIITDSYLDYVDKKCAENNLPIERRSLEGRNWKVLAEDINTNAYELVIMGALGVGAVKDSVIGSNTERVLRRVRNSDMLIVKQTQPMTAGRIVVAVDGSPYSFGGLMTGLALGKAFNMPVEAISAFDPYFHYAAFHSISGVLNEEAGKVFRFKEQEKLHEEIIDSGLAKIYQSHLDICREIAQAEKTDVKTTLLDGKAFEKIIQYVRKDIPALLIVGRIGVHSDEDMDIGSNTENLLRAAPCNILVSNRKYVPPIDTLAEYTIAWTEEALRRMEKIPIFARGVAKTAIHRYAIEKGHTIISNTVVDTAIGHILPKGAMDAMRALGGSLDAAGIDRDKMQADESVAKDLMGSTLSGMMTEIVEEKPKVSEATQGYLDRMNQDYFVCDGCGYIGKGETPVKCPVCAAGGDRFKLVDKTIFEAAANAEGAIETDLAYDDVPMQWTKDAKEGIRAVPAGFQRRRAKAKIEKTARKLGMTTITLEYAAPMIQEAASEDYTPIFANKGTGASTEAQATVTAATNGTNGAAASHENGHENGNGHATEPAPASPYTWSPDAQARLERAPEGFMRECTRALIEKHADKIGVTAISVDVANEGIEQAKDYMADAMKTGNLKDMIANLTGASKSGASH; via the coding sequence ATGTATAAGACGATCTATGTGCCGGTCGATAACTCAGACCATTCCAATACCGCCGTCGACATCGGCGTGCACTTCGCCAAAGCCTTTGGCTCGAAGATCGTGGGGAGCCACGTCTACGCGGCCAAAATGCACGACAAGCGCTTCAAGCAGATGGAAGCAGGCTTGCCCGAAGAGTACCACGATGAAAAAGAACTCGACCGTCAGCGACAAATTCACGATTCGCTGATTACGCGCGGGCTGCAGATCATTACCGACTCCTACCTCGACTACGTCGACAAGAAATGCGCGGAAAACAACCTGCCGATCGAGCGCCGCTCCCTCGAAGGCCGGAACTGGAAAGTGCTAGCCGAGGATATCAATACTAACGCCTACGAGCTGGTCATCATGGGTGCCTTGGGTGTCGGCGCGGTGAAAGACAGCGTCATCGGCAGCAATACCGAGCGCGTCCTGCGTCGGGTGCGGAACTCAGACATGCTGATCGTGAAGCAGACCCAGCCCATGACCGCAGGCAGAATCGTCGTCGCCGTAGACGGCAGCCCCTATTCCTTCGGCGGACTCATGACCGGTCTGGCATTAGGCAAAGCCTTCAACATGCCGGTCGAAGCCATCTCCGCCTTCGATCCCTATTTCCACTATGCCGCCTTCCATAGCATCTCGGGCGTCCTCAACGAGGAAGCCGGCAAGGTATTCCGATTCAAGGAACAGGAAAAACTCCACGAGGAAATCATCGACAGCGGCCTTGCGAAGATCTACCAGTCGCACCTCGACATCTGCCGCGAGATTGCGCAGGCCGAGAAGACCGACGTCAAGACGACCCTGCTAGACGGCAAGGCCTTCGAAAAGATCATTCAATATGTGCGGAAAGATATCCCGGCCTTGCTCATCGTCGGACGAATCGGTGTGCATAGCGACGAAGACATGGACATCGGCAGCAATACCGAAAACCTCTTGCGGGCGGCCCCTTGCAATATCCTGGTGTCGAACCGGAAATATGTCCCCCCGATCGATACCCTGGCGGAATACACCATCGCCTGGACGGAAGAAGCCCTCCGTCGCATGGAGAAGATCCCGATCTTCGCCAGAGGCGTCGCCAAGACGGCCATCCATCGGTATGCCATCGAAAAGGGCCACACCATCATCAGCAACACCGTCGTCGATACGGCCATCGGACACATTCTCCCCAAGGGCGCGATGGATGCCATGCGCGCGCTGGGCGGCAGCTTGGACGCAGCGGGCATCGACCGCGACAAGATGCAGGCCGACGAGTCCGTGGCAAAAGACCTCATGGGTTCGACGCTCAGCGGCATGATGACCGAGATCGTGGAAGAAAAGCCGAAAGTCAGTGAAGCGACTCAAGGCTACCTGGACCGGATGAACCAGGATTACTTCGTCTGCGACGGCTGCGGCTACATCGGCAAGGGCGAAACGCCCGTGAAATGCCCCGTCTGCGCCGCCGGTGGTGATCGCTTCAAGCTGGTCGATAAGACCATCTTCGAAGCAGCCGCGAACGCTGAAGGAGCGATTGAAACCGATCTGGCCTACGATGACGTCCCCATGCAATGGACCAAGGATGCCAAAGAAGGCATCCGTGCAGTCCCGGCCGGCTTCCAACGCCGACGTGCCAAAGCCAAAATCGAAAAGACCGCTCGCAAACTCGGCATGACCACAATCACGCTGGAATATGCCGCACCCATGATTCAGGAAGCGGCCTCGGAAGACTACACGCCCATCTTCGCAAACAAGGGGACGGGCGCCTCGACCGAAGCGCAGGCAACCGTCACCGCTGCGACAAACGGTACCAATGGCGCAGCCGCTTCTCACGAAAACGGCCATGAGAACGGAAACGGCCATGCGACGGAACCAGCCCCCGCGTCTCCCTATACCTGGTCTCCCGACGCTCAAGCCAGGCTCGAGCGAGCGCCAGAGGGATTTATGCGTGAATGTACCCGCGCCCTTATCGAAAAACATGCCGATAAGATCGGCGTCACGGCCATTTCGGTAGACGTGGCCAATGAAGGCATTGAGCAAGCCAAGGACTACATGGCGGACGCCATGAAGACCGGCAACCTGAAGGACATGATTGCGAACCTGACCGGTGCATCGAAGTCCGGGGCCAGCCACTGA
- a CDS encoding class I SAM-dependent methyltransferase, whose translation MVQAGHPSASSKTQAPAQAVSTWTGSAREQAVQRMFTSIAGCYDLNNTLLSFGLHHRWKNITASYVPVTAGGRALDVGAGTADLALLIEPRMGAEGRVIASDLNHAMLVEGLKKITSRGLGQKITCLEANAEHLGFPDATFHAVTTGFCMRNVGNLQQAVTEIHRILQPGGRFVCLEFSRPIFGWLRALYDWYSFRLLPWIGTKVAHDTTGVYEYLPASIRNFPDQERLKQILLDAGFRQVEYHNLTGGIVAIHVAVK comes from the coding sequence ATGGTACAAGCGGGACATCCCTCTGCTTCCTCGAAGACCCAGGCCCCCGCGCAAGCGGTGTCGACCTGGACCGGTTCAGCGCGTGAACAGGCCGTGCAGCGGATGTTCACCTCAATTGCCGGCTGCTACGATCTGAACAACACGCTGTTAAGTTTTGGGCTCCACCACCGGTGGAAGAACATAACGGCCTCCTATGTCCCGGTGACCGCGGGAGGCCGGGCACTCGACGTGGGAGCCGGCACAGCCGATCTGGCCCTCTTGATCGAACCACGCATGGGAGCCGAGGGTCGCGTCATTGCCTCAGACTTGAACCATGCCATGCTCGTCGAGGGGCTAAAGAAAATCACAAGCCGGGGCCTCGGACAGAAAATCACCTGTCTCGAAGCTAACGCCGAACATCTAGGATTCCCCGATGCGACGTTCCATGCCGTGACGACGGGATTCTGCATGAGAAACGTCGGAAACCTTCAACAGGCGGTCACGGAGATTCATCGTATTCTGCAGCCGGGAGGACGGTTTGTCTGTCTGGAGTTTTCCAGACCGATCTTCGGATGGCTCCGGGCCCTGTACGATTGGTACTCGTTCCGGCTGCTTCCTTGGATCGGCACGAAAGTGGCGCATGACACGACCGGCGTCTATGAATATCTTCCTGCTTCCATCAGGAACTTCCCGGACCAGGAACGGCTGAAACAGATACTCCTCGATGCGGGTTTTCGCCAGGTGGAGTATCACAATCTGACCGGTGGGATCGTGGCGATCCATGTGGCGGTAAAATAG
- a CDS encoding 2OG-Fe(II) oxygenase, which translates to MNSSLIESVDEAVTRLDFDRLSREYWDQNEFLFIPQFLSRSVVEEHLVPQAQGVKGELNRNYIPGHKKGGSVSYYTVMEKAPRFLDLYRSEAFIGLLSRLVKAKLSLCPENDPHSCALYYYTEPGDHIGFHYDTSYYKGARYTILMGLVDQSTQCKLVCELFKDDPVKSPKHLELITQPGDLVIFNGDKLWHAVTPLGEGEERIALTMEYVTDPDMGTIKRLYSNLKDSFAYFGLRTVFKQAFASSKRPSS; encoded by the coding sequence ATGAACAGTTCGTTAATTGAATCGGTCGATGAGGCGGTCACGCGGCTGGATTTCGATCGGCTTTCCCGTGAATATTGGGACCAAAACGAGTTCCTGTTCATTCCGCAATTTCTCTCCCGGTCGGTGGTGGAAGAACATCTCGTCCCTCAGGCGCAAGGCGTGAAGGGCGAGCTGAATCGCAACTATATTCCAGGCCACAAAAAGGGCGGGAGCGTGAGTTACTATACGGTGATGGAGAAGGCCCCGCGCTTTCTCGATCTCTATCGATCCGAGGCCTTCATCGGTCTGTTGAGCCGTCTGGTCAAGGCCAAGCTCAGCCTCTGTCCTGAGAACGATCCCCATTCCTGTGCGCTGTATTACTACACCGAGCCGGGTGACCACATCGGGTTTCACTACGACACGTCCTATTACAAAGGGGCCCGCTATACCATTTTGATGGGGCTCGTCGATCAGTCGACGCAATGTAAACTGGTCTGTGAGCTCTTTAAGGACGATCCGGTCAAATCACCCAAGCATCTGGAGTTGATTACGCAACCGGGCGATCTCGTGATTTTCAACGGGGATAAGCTCTGGCATGCGGTGACGCCACTCGGCGAAGGGGAGGAACGGATTGCCCTCACGATGGAATACGTGACGGACCCGGACATGGGAACGATCAAGCGGCTCTATTCCAACCTCAAAGACTCCTTTGCCTACTTCGGCCTCCGCACGGTCTTCAAGCAGGCTTTTGCCTCATCCAAACGGCCTTCCTCCTAG
- a CDS encoding acetolactate synthase large subunit: MKAAELLVRCLENEGVQFVFGVPGEETLELMDAFLDSRIRFIETRHEQGAAFMADVYGRLSGKAGVCLSTLGPGATNLLTGVVDANLDRTPLVALTGQAALNRRHKESHQYIDVISMFKPVTKWNASIPKAEVIPEAIRKAFKIAQTEKPGATHVELPEDVADEELGDAGGMMPLAVQAAVTPEPTPGQVAEAVRVIGAAQRPVILAGNGVIRGAAYEAVRQFARRAQIPVFHTFMAKGVLPDSDPLSLYTIGLQARDYASVVMEQADLVIALGYDFVEYAPCLWNPLHDKRIVHLDVSPAEVDAHYSVEVDVLGDLRLSLAQIGARLIPFDSPWASEARKTVIDGFEAELAGAASWPMRPQHIMQDLRAVLEPDDLVICDVGAHKLWMARMFPCEVPNSCIISNGFAAMGIAVPGAIAAKLLYPERRVLAVTGDGGFLMNSQELETAVRLGLPLVILVWRDDGYGVIRWKQQVRFGRTSSVDFGNPDLVRYAQSFGAAGYRVTDQSELRPILVEALKSTLPVVIDCPVDYAENLRLTERLKALPH; the protein is encoded by the coding sequence ATGAAGGCGGCAGAATTGCTGGTTCGGTGTTTAGAGAATGAAGGCGTCCAGTTTGTCTTTGGTGTGCCAGGCGAGGAAACGCTGGAACTGATGGATGCCTTTCTCGATTCCCGTATTCGATTTATCGAGACGCGGCATGAACAGGGGGCGGCCTTCATGGCCGACGTGTATGGACGACTAAGCGGGAAAGCGGGGGTGTGCCTCTCGACGCTGGGACCCGGCGCGACCAATCTGCTGACCGGCGTGGTTGATGCCAACCTGGATCGGACTCCGCTGGTCGCTCTCACCGGACAGGCGGCGTTGAATCGCCGCCACAAGGAATCGCACCAATATATTGATGTGATCTCGATGTTCAAGCCTGTCACCAAATGGAATGCCTCGATTCCGAAAGCGGAAGTGATTCCAGAAGCGATCCGGAAAGCCTTCAAGATTGCGCAGACAGAAAAGCCGGGGGCGACGCATGTGGAGCTTCCGGAAGATGTGGCAGATGAAGAGCTCGGCGATGCCGGCGGGATGATGCCGCTTGCCGTCCAGGCGGCGGTCACGCCCGAGCCGACCCCCGGACAGGTTGCAGAGGCGGTCCGGGTGATCGGCGCTGCGCAGCGTCCTGTGATCCTTGCCGGGAACGGCGTGATCCGTGGTGCCGCGTATGAGGCGGTGCGACAGTTTGCGCGGCGTGCGCAAATTCCCGTGTTCCACACCTTCATGGCCAAGGGGGTGCTTCCGGACAGCGATCCGCTGTCGCTGTACACGATCGGGCTTCAAGCGCGTGATTATGCCTCGGTCGTCATGGAGCAGGCGGATCTGGTGATTGCGTTGGGCTACGATTTCGTGGAATATGCGCCCTGTCTCTGGAACCCGCTCCATGACAAGCGGATCGTACATCTTGATGTGTCGCCGGCAGAGGTCGATGCCCATTACAGCGTCGAGGTGGATGTGCTGGGCGATCTCCGTCTTTCGCTGGCTCAGATCGGCGCGAGGCTGATCCCGTTCGATTCCCCATGGGCCAGTGAGGCCCGCAAGACCGTCATCGATGGGTTCGAAGCCGAGCTGGCCGGCGCGGCCTCCTGGCCGATGCGGCCGCAGCACATCATGCAGGACCTGCGCGCTGTGCTAGAGCCTGACGATCTGGTGATCTGTGACGTCGGCGCACATAAGCTTTGGATGGCCAGGATGTTCCCGTGCGAGGTTCCCAATTCCTGCATTATCTCAAACGGTTTTGCCGCGATGGGGATCGCCGTACCGGGTGCGATCGCCGCGAAGCTGTTGTATCCCGAACGGCGCGTGCTGGCGGTGACCGGAGACGGAGGTTTTCTCATGAACTCGCAGGAGCTGGAGACGGCGGTGCGTCTGGGTTTGCCGTTGGTCATCCTGGTCTGGCGGGACGATGGATACGGTGTGATCCGTTGGAAACAACAGGTGCGCTTCGGCCGGACCTCATCGGTGGACTTCGGCAATCCAGACCTCGTACGGTATGCGCAGAGTTTCGGCGCCGCCGGGTATCGCGTGACGGACCAATCAGAACTTCGACCCATACTCGTCGAAGCACTGAAGAGCACCCTGCCGGTGGTCATCGATTGTCCGGTCGACTATGCGGAGAATCTCAGGCTGACGGAACGTCTGAAGGCGCTTCCGCACTGA
- a CDS encoding radical SAM protein — protein sequence MNSILYIFLPCKKVYPIGVTYLADFIHRRKPEVRQRILDLSLFPDAQRISAVRDAATEFKPDLVCFSWRDIQIFSPHEGDSSLEHAFNFYFASNPLKRITASFAGLQQLYRYYSHIRAALSYPWLIAKEFPKAQIMIGGGAFTAFADQLIQKLPEGTIGILGEGEDAILKVVEGQSLENERYIVREGKTVRKGQQGAPALLDALTVDLPYLTSIFPQYKEYIGESIGVQSKRGCPYDCAFCLYPYIEGKRVRYRPPSMVVQDISQHYHQWGARRFWFTDAQFITGKEAYPQCTEILERILAEKLEIEWSGYIRTSLITPELAKLMVRSGVGDLEVAITSGSQEVLNDLHMGFKLEKLYDGCRYLAEAGFKGKVILNYSLNSPKETEETLLQSVESYKKVASILGEERVFPLMFFLGIQPNTDLEERLLEEGYLSAGYNPLMLTPTSIRKLLYNPAPLNSFIAKACLRAWERKDGSKDPRKWTGSLSQAPKESGPYADKSLIRGIEGNSGRDALLSLEEILRSRQSLRAAKDSGGKSTVTRGV from the coding sequence ATGAATTCAATTCTTTACATTTTCCTCCCCTGCAAGAAGGTCTACCCCATCGGGGTGACCTATCTGGCTGACTTTATCCATCGGCGCAAGCCGGAGGTGCGGCAGCGCATTCTCGACCTGTCCCTCTTTCCCGACGCTCAACGGATCAGCGCGGTCCGTGATGCGGCTACCGAGTTCAAGCCGGACCTCGTCTGTTTCTCATGGCGCGACATTCAGATCTTTTCGCCGCATGAGGGAGACTCCTCGCTGGAACATGCGTTCAACTTCTACTTTGCGAGCAACCCGCTCAAGCGGATTACCGCATCATTTGCGGGATTGCAACAGCTCTACCGCTACTACAGTCATATCCGGGCGGCACTCTCCTACCCCTGGTTGATCGCGAAGGAATTCCCGAAGGCGCAGATCATGATCGGCGGCGGAGCCTTTACGGCTTTTGCCGACCAACTGATCCAGAAACTCCCGGAAGGGACGATCGGAATTCTCGGGGAAGGCGAAGACGCCATCCTCAAGGTAGTCGAAGGCCAGTCGCTAGAGAACGAACGTTATATTGTTCGGGAGGGAAAGACCGTTCGAAAGGGCCAGCAGGGCGCGCCGGCTCTCCTCGATGCGCTCACCGTCGACTTGCCATATCTGACTTCGATCTTCCCGCAATATAAAGAATATATTGGTGAATCCATCGGCGTTCAATCCAAACGGGGCTGTCCCTACGACTGCGCCTTCTGCCTGTATCCTTATATTGAAGGAAAACGGGTGCGCTATCGGCCCCCCTCCATGGTCGTCCAGGATATCTCTCAGCATTACCATCAATGGGGTGCCAGGCGGTTCTGGTTCACGGATGCCCAATTCATTACCGGGAAAGAAGCCTACCCCCAATGTACCGAGATTCTGGAGCGGATTCTCGCCGAGAAACTGGAGATCGAATGGTCCGGCTATATCCGGACCTCGCTGATCACCCCGGAATTGGCGAAACTCATGGTTCGGTCCGGCGTCGGCGATCTCGAAGTCGCCATTACGTCCGGTTCCCAAGAGGTGCTGAACGACCTCCACATGGGGTTCAAGCTCGAGAAGCTCTACGACGGCTGCCGCTATCTGGCGGAAGCAGGGTTCAAGGGGAAGGTCATCCTCAACTATTCGCTGAATAGCCCGAAAGAAACCGAGGAGACTCTACTCCAAAGCGTGGAGTCCTATAAGAAAGTCGCCTCGATCCTGGGTGAAGAGCGCGTGTTCCCCCTCATGTTCTTTTTAGGCATTCAGCCGAACACGGATCTTGAAGAACGACTCTTAGAAGAAGGCTATCTCTCGGCCGGCTATAACCCTCTGATGCTGACCCCGACGAGTATCAGAAAGCTCCTCTATAACCCGGCGCCGCTGAACTCGTTCATCGCCAAGGCCTGCCTCCGTGCCTGGGAACGAAAAGATGGCAGCAAGGACCCGAGGAAATGGACGGGGTCTCTCTCCCAAGCCCCAAAAGAATCAGGCCCTTATGCAGACAAGAGCCTGATTCGAGGGATCGAAGGGAACTCCGGACGCGACGCCCTCCTCTCCTTGGAAGAAATCCTCCGTTCCCGACAATCGCTTCGTGCCGCAAAGGACTCTGGCGGTAAATCCACGGTCACACGGGGGGTCTAA